In Corynebacterium afermentans subsp. afermentans, a genomic segment contains:
- the murG gene encoding undecaprenyldiphospho-muramoylpentapeptide beta-N-acetylglucosaminyltransferase has translation MTSQNFSVVIAGGGTAGHIEPALAVAEVLRDAYGANVVALGTERGLETTIVPARGFELSLIDPVPIPRKKPWKLASVPFKLARSVRQAKQAMKRCGAAAVFGTGGYVSGPAYLAAKQLGLPFFVLETNALAGMANKLGVKIGGTGFNAVPNSGMDGEVVGVPVRPGVGVDPDGAKRERGLRTWNLQEGRPTILVTGGSQGAVSINAALADAVERLTGAGFQILHAYGRKNDAPATHDHYTAVPYIDDMEAAYAVADVVVCRSGAMTVAENSAAGIPAIYIPLPHGNGEQGLNSAHLVDAGAALRIDDAALSGDVLVDKLLPLVEPEARATMRAALKDSGAGSVAEDLAARIAAAAGKDTK, from the coding sequence ATGACTTCCCAGAACTTCAGCGTCGTCATCGCAGGCGGCGGCACCGCGGGCCATATCGAGCCCGCCCTCGCAGTCGCCGAGGTGCTTCGCGACGCCTACGGGGCCAACGTTGTCGCCCTCGGCACCGAACGCGGCCTTGAAACCACCATCGTGCCGGCCCGCGGATTCGAGCTCTCCCTGATCGACCCAGTGCCGATCCCGCGCAAAAAGCCGTGGAAGCTCGCCTCCGTGCCGTTCAAGCTGGCGCGCAGTGTGCGCCAAGCCAAGCAGGCGATGAAGCGCTGCGGTGCCGCCGCCGTCTTCGGCACCGGCGGCTACGTTTCCGGCCCGGCGTACCTGGCCGCCAAACAACTCGGACTGCCGTTTTTCGTGCTGGAAACCAACGCGCTGGCTGGCATGGCCAACAAGTTGGGCGTCAAAATTGGCGGCACCGGGTTCAACGCGGTGCCGAATTCAGGCATGGACGGCGAGGTCGTCGGCGTGCCGGTGCGCCCCGGCGTGGGCGTGGACCCGGACGGCGCGAAGCGCGAGCGGGGCCTGCGCACGTGGAACCTTCAGGAGGGCCGCCCGACCATTCTGGTCACTGGCGGCTCCCAAGGCGCGGTGAGCATCAACGCTGCACTGGCAGACGCCGTCGAGCGGCTCACCGGCGCGGGGTTTCAGATCCTGCACGCCTACGGCCGCAAAAACGACGCGCCCGCAACCCACGACCACTACACGGCCGTGCCCTACATCGATGACATGGAGGCCGCCTACGCCGTCGCCGATGTGGTTGTGTGCCGCTCCGGCGCGATGACGGTCGCGGAAAACTCCGCTGCCGGCATCCCCGCCATTTACATCCCCCTGCCACACGGCAACGGCGAGCAGGGGCTCAACTCCGCCCACCTTGTGGACGCCGGGGCGGCCCTGCGTATCGACGATGCGGCGCTGAGCGGCGACGTGCTCGTCGATAAGCTGCTGCCCCTGGTTGAACCAGAGGCACGCGCGACGATGCGCGCGGCGCTGAAGGATTCGGGCGCTGGCAGTGTTGCCGAGGACCTTGCCGCGCGCATCGCAGCGGCTGCTGGAAAGGACACAAAATGA
- a CDS encoding FtsW/RodA/SpoVE family cell cycle protein codes for MTVQRAPRQRAPRPDAPSKLSAGVRRIQEALDSRPLIDYTMIRSIVLFLAGLGVVMVMSSSMATSFAASASVWSLAVRQFVMVILGMIAFWTALKTPPERLRSLSNWLMVIAVLLLIAVLTPLGTGRAEVGSQSWLVAGPLRLQPSEFARVAIAMWGAKILSNKDPRRLFVPDNGFAAFISVSLLCVLLIAMQGDMGMALSFAVVVAFILLFAGVSLKAVGVVAASGIVALVVIFLSGSFRSDRFHVYFDALRGHFDDTRGVAFQSHQGFLSLADGHIFGVGLGQSRAKWFYLPEARNDFIFAVIGEELGLWGGALVIALFALLGFFGMRTALRAQTQYQTLMAASLTAAVVSQAFINMGYVVGLLPVTGIQLPMLSAGGSSAVFTLGAMGVLASVARHEPDAISSMQNYGRPVFDRIFFIAEPRALKQRRQAPTAVPRRERYGTPVTQPVAAAYHRPPHRRTPRR; via the coding sequence ATGACGGTTCAACGCGCACCCCGGCAACGCGCACCACGGCCGGACGCCCCATCGAAGCTCAGCGCAGGGGTCAGGCGCATTCAGGAGGCGCTCGACTCCCGGCCGTTGATCGACTACACCATGATTCGCAGCATCGTGCTCTTCCTCGCCGGCCTCGGCGTGGTCATGGTGATGAGCTCCTCTATGGCGACCTCGTTCGCCGCCAGTGCCAGCGTGTGGTCTTTGGCCGTGCGCCAGTTTGTGATGGTCATCCTCGGCATGATCGCTTTCTGGACGGCGCTGAAGACCCCGCCCGAGCGGCTGCGGAGCTTGAGCAATTGGCTGATGGTCATCGCTGTCCTGCTGCTCATCGCCGTGCTCACGCCGCTGGGCACCGGCCGTGCCGAGGTGGGCTCGCAGTCCTGGCTGGTCGCCGGCCCGCTGCGACTGCAGCCGTCCGAGTTCGCCCGCGTGGCCATCGCCATGTGGGGCGCGAAGATCCTGTCCAACAAGGACCCCCGCCGCCTGTTCGTCCCGGACAACGGGTTTGCCGCGTTTATCTCTGTTTCCCTGCTCTGCGTGCTGCTGATTGCCATGCAGGGCGATATGGGCATGGCGCTGTCTTTCGCCGTCGTGGTGGCGTTCATCCTGCTGTTTGCGGGTGTGTCCTTGAAGGCCGTCGGCGTGGTGGCCGCCTCGGGCATTGTGGCGCTGGTGGTGATTTTCCTCTCCGGTAGCTTCCGCTCCGACCGCTTCCACGTCTACTTCGACGCGCTGCGCGGCCACTTCGACGACACCCGGGGTGTCGCGTTCCAGTCCCACCAGGGCTTCCTCTCTCTGGCGGACGGCCACATCTTCGGCGTCGGCCTGGGCCAGTCCCGCGCGAAGTGGTTCTACTTGCCGGAGGCGCGCAACGACTTCATCTTCGCCGTCATCGGCGAGGAGCTCGGCCTGTGGGGCGGCGCCCTGGTGATCGCGTTGTTCGCGCTACTCGGCTTCTTCGGCATGCGCACAGCGCTGCGTGCCCAGACGCAGTACCAGACGCTCATGGCCGCCTCGCTGACCGCGGCGGTGGTCTCCCAGGCATTCATCAACATGGGCTACGTCGTGGGCCTTCTGCCGGTCACCGGCATCCAGCTGCCGATGCTGTCCGCCGGCGGTTCCTCGGCTGTGTTCACCCTCGGTGCGATGGGTGTGTTGGCGTCCGTGGCGCGCCACGAGCCGGACGCGATCTCGTCCATGCAGAACTACGGTCGCCCCGTGTTCGACCGCATCTTCTTCATCGCCGAGCCTCGCGCGCTCAAACAGCGTCGCCAGGCGCCAACCGCCGTACCGCGCCGCGAGCGCTACGGCACGCCGGTGACCCAGCCGGTCGCCGCGGCCTACCATAGGCCCCCGCACCGCCGGACCCCGCGCCGTTAG
- the murD gene encoding UDP-N-acetylmuramoyl-L-alanine--D-glutamate ligase, with protein MTQPILPDYTLVAGAGVSGLGAAQLLEHAGARFTVVDDSDAGRARAAAAGYDACTGDEARARFHEVGLVVTSPGWRPDTPLLVDAASAGIDVIGDVELCFRLDRAGVFGKPRTWLVVTGTNGKTTTTGMLAQMMIEAGKDTGLRAGACGNIGVAVGEAMLAPERLDVLVAELSSFQLHWSSQLVPDAGVLLNLADDHIDWHGSFAEYAAAKAKVLKAPVAVAGVDDTEVARIAADMGRNDIVGFTLGVPADGQVGVVGGRIVAKLGGATVDVASADGIEPAGAAGVLDALAATAVALTQGATPEHIQRALDAYQVAGHRGALVHSGGGVDWVDNSKATNPHAADSALTGAGTVVWVAGGQLKGASVDAVVKAHAEQFRAVALLGVDRELIRTSLQQVAPEVPVFVSDAQDPSQAMDEVVAWAAAQAQPGDTVLLAPAAASLDMFSGMSARGDAFAAAAMRHWNPHNK; from the coding sequence GTGACGCAGCCGATTCTGCCGGACTACACCCTGGTCGCTGGCGCCGGGGTGTCTGGCCTTGGGGCGGCGCAGCTTCTCGAGCACGCCGGCGCCCGCTTCACCGTCGTGGACGACAGTGATGCCGGCCGCGCCCGCGCCGCGGCTGCCGGCTACGACGCCTGCACCGGCGATGAAGCGCGCGCTCGCTTCCATGAGGTCGGGCTTGTGGTCACCTCGCCCGGGTGGCGGCCGGATACGCCCTTGCTTGTCGACGCCGCATCCGCCGGCATCGACGTCATCGGCGACGTCGAACTGTGTTTCCGGCTGGACCGCGCCGGAGTCTTCGGCAAGCCCCGCACATGGCTGGTGGTCACCGGCACCAACGGCAAAACCACCACAACCGGCATGCTCGCGCAGATGATGATTGAGGCCGGCAAGGACACCGGCCTGCGAGCCGGCGCCTGCGGCAACATCGGCGTCGCGGTGGGGGAGGCGATGCTCGCGCCCGAGCGTCTGGATGTGCTGGTGGCGGAGCTTTCCAGCTTCCAATTGCACTGGTCCTCCCAGCTGGTGCCGGATGCGGGCGTGCTGCTGAACTTAGCGGACGACCACATCGACTGGCACGGCAGTTTCGCCGAGTACGCCGCGGCCAAAGCGAAGGTGCTCAAGGCGCCTGTTGCGGTGGCGGGCGTCGACGACACCGAGGTGGCGCGGATCGCCGCCGACATGGGACGCAACGACATCGTCGGGTTCACGCTCGGCGTGCCGGCGGACGGTCAGGTTGGTGTGGTTGGCGGACGCATCGTCGCAAAGCTTGGCGGTGCGACGGTGGATGTCGCATCGGCTGACGGCATCGAGCCCGCCGGTGCCGCCGGAGTGCTGGACGCGCTGGCCGCCACCGCGGTAGCACTGACGCAGGGGGCCACGCCCGAGCACATCCAGCGCGCGCTGGACGCATACCAGGTGGCGGGCCACCGCGGCGCGCTCGTGCACTCCGGTGGCGGGGTGGACTGGGTGGACAACTCCAAGGCCACCAACCCGCACGCGGCGGATTCGGCGCTTACCGGCGCGGGCACCGTGGTGTGGGTCGCAGGCGGGCAGCTCAAAGGCGCGTCCGTGGACGCTGTGGTCAAGGCCCACGCCGAGCAGTTCCGTGCGGTGGCGCTTCTGGGCGTGGACCGGGAGCTGATCCGCACCTCGCTTCAGCAGGTGGCGCCGGAGGTGCCCGTGTTCGTCTCCGACGCGCAGGACCCGTCGCAGGCGATGGACGAGGTCGTCGCGTGGGCGGCCGCGCAGGCGCAGCCGGGCGACACCGTGCTTTTGGCGCCCGCGGCGGCGAGCTTGGACATGTTTTCCGGCATGTCTGCGCGTGGCGACGCATTCGCGGCCGCTGCAATGCGACACTGGAACCCGCACAACAAGTAA
- the mraY gene encoding phospho-N-acetylmuramoyl-pentapeptide-transferase, which yields MVQVICAGIISFLVSIFLTPALIRYFNRRAMGQEIREDGPASHARKRGTPTMGGIAILVGITMGYLGGSLVALVTGHAAFTATGLIVLFLTLSLGLVGFADDGIKLFMSRNLGLNKTAKLVAQLAISLIFGWLILRFPDENGLTPGSQFLSFVRDIETIDLTFGGGTIGTIFFLIFIYILLAAWSNAVNLTDGLDGLASGTTALVMAAYVGITFWQFRNSCESVAAAGCYSVRDPLDLAILASAGFGACVGFLWWNAAPAKIFMGDTGSLALGGLVAGLSVGSRTELLMIIIGALFVLEALSVVIQVASFKSTGKRVFRMAPFHHHFESGGWHETTVVVRFWIISAMAFMLGLAVFYGEWLNGANL from the coding sequence ATGGTTCAAGTTATCTGCGCCGGAATCATCAGCTTTTTGGTTTCGATATTCCTCACCCCTGCGCTCATCCGGTACTTTAACCGGCGGGCCATGGGCCAGGAGATCCGCGAGGATGGTCCGGCGTCCCATGCCCGCAAACGCGGCACCCCGACGATGGGCGGCATCGCTATCCTCGTCGGCATCACCATGGGCTACCTCGGCGGCAGCCTCGTTGCCCTGGTCACAGGCCACGCAGCGTTCACCGCCACCGGTCTGATCGTGCTGTTTCTCACCCTGTCCCTGGGCCTGGTCGGCTTCGCGGACGACGGCATCAAGCTGTTCATGTCGCGCAACCTGGGCCTGAATAAGACCGCGAAGCTGGTGGCGCAGCTGGCCATCTCGCTCATCTTCGGCTGGCTTATCCTGCGCTTCCCGGACGAGAACGGGCTGACCCCGGGCTCGCAGTTTTTAAGCTTCGTGCGCGATATTGAAACGATCGATCTGACCTTCGGCGGCGGGACGATCGGCACGATCTTCTTCCTCATTTTCATCTACATTCTGCTGGCCGCGTGGTCGAACGCGGTGAACCTCACCGACGGCCTGGACGGGCTCGCCTCCGGCACCACCGCGCTGGTGATGGCGGCGTACGTGGGCATCACCTTCTGGCAGTTCCGCAATTCGTGCGAGTCCGTGGCGGCCGCCGGCTGCTACAGCGTCCGCGACCCGCTGGATTTGGCCATCTTGGCGTCCGCAGGCTTCGGCGCCTGCGTGGGTTTTCTCTGGTGGAATGCCGCCCCAGCGAAAATCTTCATGGGCGATACCGGCTCGCTCGCGCTTGGCGGCCTGGTCGCTGGCCTGTCCGTGGGCTCGCGCACGGAGCTGCTGATGATCATCATCGGTGCGCTGTTCGTGCTCGAGGCACTCTCGGTGGTCATTCAGGTGGCGTCGTTTAAGTCCACCGGCAAGCGCGTGTTCCGCATGGCGCCGTTCCACCACCACTTTGAAAGCGGCGGCTGGCACGAAACCACCGTCGTGGTGCGGTTCTGGATCATCTCCGCCATGGCCTTCATGCTCGGCCTGGCTGTGTTCTACGGCGAGTGGCTGAACGGGGCGAACCTGTGA
- a CDS encoding UDP-N-acetylmuramoyl-tripeptide--D-alanyl-D-alanine ligase translates to MIDMTLARIAEITGGRLSPEADPDTHVTGFVEFDSRKIGPGGLFVAFPGARVDGHDFVDKAAEAGAAASLTTREVGRPSVIVEKLPPREGDNSDLAANDPDGSAAGVVAGMSKLASAVARELTAAHGLTIVGVTGSAGKTSTKDLIAAVLSRAGETVAPPGSFNNEIGHPYTVLRCTEDTDFLVAEMSARGVGHIAHLAAIAPPKIGVVLNVGSAHIGEFGSRENIAKAKGELVEALPDTGVAVLNADDELVAGMADRTDARVVTFSKSGNTAADYYATGVELDAVARASFTMHTPNEQPQRVTLGVFGAHQVGNALAAAAVGTELGMDAATVAEALSAASSVSVNRMDVNTRADGVTVINDAYNANPESMRAAIAALGYTAAARPGVRSVAVLGEMSELGAGATQEHALLADELARYRVTHLVAVGKSDAMAALTQRAGDRGIHTTAVTDTDEAAQAVRELLSSAPAGEDNWRERDDRDVVLVKASNAARLWVVAEALLRGHTLR, encoded by the coding sequence ATGATCGACATGACGCTGGCGCGCATCGCCGAGATCACCGGCGGGCGCTTGAGCCCGGAAGCAGACCCGGACACGCACGTCACCGGGTTTGTGGAGTTCGATTCGCGCAAAATCGGCCCCGGCGGGCTCTTCGTCGCCTTCCCGGGCGCGCGCGTGGACGGGCACGACTTCGTGGACAAGGCCGCCGAGGCCGGCGCCGCCGCGTCGTTGACGACGAGGGAGGTGGGCAGGCCTTCGGTGATCGTCGAGAAGCTGCCGCCCCGCGAAGGCGACAACTCGGACCTGGCGGCGAACGACCCGGACGGCTCCGCGGCGGGCGTGGTGGCCGGCATGTCCAAGCTGGCGTCCGCTGTCGCGCGAGAGCTGACGGCCGCGCACGGGCTGACCATCGTCGGTGTGACGGGGTCTGCGGGCAAGACGTCGACGAAGGACCTCATCGCGGCTGTGCTCTCGCGCGCCGGCGAGACGGTGGCGCCCCCGGGCAGCTTCAACAACGAGATCGGCCACCCGTACACGGTGCTGCGCTGCACCGAAGACACAGACTTTCTGGTCGCGGAGATGTCGGCGCGCGGCGTCGGCCACATCGCGCATCTGGCCGCCATCGCGCCGCCGAAGATCGGCGTGGTGCTCAACGTCGGCTCCGCGCACATCGGCGAGTTCGGCTCCCGCGAAAACATCGCAAAGGCGAAGGGGGAGCTGGTGGAGGCGCTGCCTGACACCGGCGTCGCAGTGCTCAACGCGGACGACGAGCTCGTCGCCGGCATGGCCGACCGCACGGACGCGCGCGTGGTCACCTTCTCCAAATCCGGCAACACGGCCGCAGACTACTACGCTACGGGCGTCGAGCTCGACGCGGTTGCTCGCGCGTCCTTTACTATGCACACCCCGAACGAGCAGCCGCAGCGCGTCACGCTTGGCGTGTTCGGCGCGCACCAGGTGGGCAACGCGCTCGCCGCGGCGGCCGTGGGCACGGAGCTGGGCATGGACGCAGCCACCGTGGCCGAGGCGCTTTCCGCGGCGAGTTCGGTGTCCGTCAACCGCATGGACGTCAACACGCGCGCCGACGGCGTGACCGTGATCAACGACGCCTACAACGCCAACCCCGAATCCATGCGCGCGGCCATCGCTGCGCTGGGCTATACCGCCGCTGCCCGCCCGGGCGTGCGCTCGGTGGCCGTGCTCGGCGAGATGAGCGAGCTTGGCGCGGGCGCCACGCAGGAGCATGCGCTGCTCGCGGACGAGTTGGCGCGCTACCGGGTGACGCACCTTGTGGCCGTCGGCAAGTCCGACGCGATGGCAGCGCTGACTCAGCGTGCCGGGGACAGAGGCATCCACACCACCGCCGTCACCGACACCGACGAAGCCGCGCAGGCCGTGCGCGAGCTGTTGTCGTCCGCGCCAGCAGGGGAGGACAATTGGCGCGAGCGCGACGACCGGGATGTTGTGCTGGTCAAGGCTTCCAACGCCGCCCGGCTATGGGTGGTGGCGGAGGCGCTCCTTCGAGGGCATACGCTTAGGTAG
- a CDS encoding UDP-N-acetylmuramoyl-L-alanyl-D-glutamate--2,6-diaminopimelate ligase, translating into MTSLQQLADIAGARIVNPPSSDAPVTFVGLDSQNVEPGGLFAALPGTRVHGATYAFDSAAGAILTDEAGLAIIQQTADHRPVLVVDDVRAILGHVAAEVYGQPSQSFTLLGVTGTSGKTTTTYMLEKGLTAARCKVGLIGTTGTKIMGRDVATELTTPEAPMLQRLFAQMRDEGVTHVVMEVSSHALMLGRVTGSDFDVAAFTNLSQDHLDFHPTMEDYFQAKALFFEPDSEMRAKRSVVCVDDEWGQRMAELAEAPVTVATTGDADVTAELVRIDDQGRQRIQLTADDTYEFTLPMPGAFNVANAALAAAVATTAGVELAPFLHGLEQAAVPGRMERIDEGQPFVAVVDYAHKPAAIGAVLATLRGQVEGRIGVAVGAGGDRDSSKRPLMGAEAAKSADFVVVTDDNPRTEDPAAIRAAVLAGAREADADAEIVEVSPRGKAIDALVEWAQPGDAVIVVGKGHEVGQLVGTEKLHFDDREEMRRAITERQSRA; encoded by the coding sequence ATGACAAGCTTGCAGCAACTCGCCGACATCGCTGGCGCGCGCATTGTTAACCCGCCGAGCTCGGATGCGCCGGTGACGTTCGTGGGCCTGGATTCGCAGAACGTCGAGCCCGGTGGCCTGTTCGCCGCGCTGCCCGGCACCCGGGTGCACGGCGCGACTTACGCGTTCGACTCCGCCGCGGGAGCCATACTTACCGACGAGGCCGGCCTGGCGATTATCCAGCAGACGGCCGACCACCGCCCGGTGCTAGTGGTCGATGACGTGCGGGCCATCTTGGGGCATGTGGCGGCTGAGGTGTACGGGCAGCCGTCGCAAAGCTTCACGCTCCTCGGTGTGACCGGCACCTCCGGCAAAACCACCACCACGTACATGCTGGAAAAGGGGCTGACCGCTGCCCGCTGCAAGGTGGGGCTGATCGGCACCACCGGCACGAAGATCATGGGCCGCGACGTGGCCACGGAACTGACCACGCCCGAGGCGCCGATGCTGCAGCGGCTTTTCGCGCAGATGCGTGATGAGGGCGTCACGCACGTGGTCATGGAGGTCTCCTCCCACGCGCTGATGCTGGGCCGCGTCACCGGTTCGGACTTCGACGTCGCGGCGTTTACGAACCTCTCGCAGGACCATCTGGATTTCCACCCGACCATGGAGGATTACTTCCAGGCGAAGGCGCTGTTCTTCGAACCGGACAGCGAGATGCGCGCCAAGCGCAGCGTCGTCTGCGTCGATGACGAGTGGGGCCAGCGCATGGCCGAGCTCGCCGAGGCGCCGGTCACCGTCGCCACGACGGGCGACGCTGATGTGACCGCGGAACTTGTGCGTATCGACGACCAAGGCCGCCAACGCATCCAGCTCACCGCCGACGACACTTACGAGTTCACCCTGCCTATGCCCGGCGCGTTCAACGTGGCCAACGCGGCACTCGCAGCGGCGGTCGCGACAACCGCTGGTGTGGAACTTGCACCGTTTTTGCACGGCCTGGAGCAAGCGGCAGTGCCGGGGCGCATGGAGCGTATCGACGAAGGGCAGCCCTTCGTCGCCGTCGTGGACTACGCCCACAAGCCGGCCGCCATCGGCGCGGTGCTGGCTACCCTGCGCGGACAGGTTGAAGGCCGCATCGGCGTGGCCGTCGGCGCGGGCGGCGACCGGGATTCCTCCAAACGCCCTCTGATGGGGGCCGAGGCCGCCAAGAGCGCAGACTTCGTGGTGGTCACCGACGATAACCCGCGCACCGAGGATCCCGCCGCCATCCGCGCCGCAGTGCTCGCTGGCGCGCGCGAAGCCGACGCGGACGCTGAAATTGTCGAAGTCAGCCCCCGCGGCAAGGCCATCGACGCGCTCGTCGAGTGGGCGCAACCAGGCGACGCCGTGATCGTGGTGGGCAAGGGCCACGAAGTCGGCCAGCTCGTAGGCACCGAGAAACTGCACTTCGACGACCGCGAAGAGATGCGCAGGGCAATCACAGAAAGGCAATCTCGAGCATGA
- a CDS encoding peptidoglycan D,D-transpeptidase FtsI family protein — protein sequence MPRTSANAQVKPEKKGTNPAQASQKQITGKRVYWLGIAFLAVAALLIGRLFWVQVIIGDELREQANDQRSRTYVDRARRGEILDRDGNKMAYTMQARSLTVSPVQLRRELKEQQELEMRVDGLSAEEIAAQVDARVEDVLRTMANEIPGMIGDGEVVRDAPANTATGDPTTKVGQVSAKEILDKLHADSSYEVLVRNVDPDVAATVAEAFHGIAADHQDIRQYPNGAVGENIIGKVSMDGQGQFGMEASRDADLTGIDGRSTEDVSANGQSIPGSLRDVVPAVGGAQIELTIDLDLQTYVQQTLEQAKANSLAKEAQAVVLDTHTGEVLAMANTDTINPNGNVDQQVKQGKDFENPSVSHPFEPGSVAKVITAAAAIDQGLTDPFEVHQVPGSIDMAGITVRDAWDHGVVPYTTAGIFGKSSNVGTLQLAQRLGEERFWDYLNRFGIGQGTGIELPNESAGLLPVLEQWSGGTFANLPIGQGMSWTTLQMAGVFQTIANEGERIEPRIIHKITGPDGEEIPQEEPQRTRVISEEAAHTTLDMFRAAFQEDPAGVNNGTAQGNNLEGYQFSGKTGTAQKVNPDTGAYSNSAYWITFAGVAPADDPRFVVAIMLDEPQRGVLEGGNGGQSAAPIFKQISGWLLNRENVPLSPPAEPYPLQGQ from the coding sequence GTGCCACGCACTAGCGCGAATGCGCAGGTAAAGCCAGAGAAAAAGGGGACGAATCCTGCGCAGGCTTCACAGAAGCAGATTACGGGTAAGCGTGTGTACTGGCTCGGCATCGCTTTTTTGGCGGTGGCAGCCCTGCTCATTGGCCGCCTGTTCTGGGTGCAGGTGATTATCGGCGACGAACTACGTGAGCAAGCTAACGACCAGCGCAGCCGCACCTACGTGGACCGTGCGCGCCGTGGCGAGATCTTAGACCGCGACGGCAACAAGATGGCCTACACCATGCAAGCCCGCTCCCTGACCGTGTCCCCCGTGCAACTGCGCAGGGAGCTCAAAGAGCAGCAGGAACTGGAGATGCGTGTAGACGGGCTGTCCGCGGAGGAGATTGCAGCCCAGGTGGACGCACGCGTCGAGGACGTGCTGCGCACCATGGCGAACGAGATCCCGGGGATGATCGGCGACGGAGAAGTGGTGCGTGACGCCCCAGCGAACACCGCCACCGGCGATCCGACCACTAAGGTCGGCCAGGTCAGCGCCAAGGAGATCCTGGACAAGTTGCATGCGGACTCCAGCTACGAGGTGCTGGTGCGCAACGTCGACCCGGACGTGGCCGCAACCGTCGCGGAGGCATTCCACGGCATCGCGGCGGACCACCAGGACATCCGCCAGTACCCGAATGGCGCGGTCGGCGAGAACATCATTGGCAAGGTCTCCATGGACGGCCAGGGGCAGTTCGGCATGGAAGCCTCCCGCGACGCGGACCTGACAGGCATCGACGGCCGTTCCACCGAGGACGTGTCCGCGAACGGCCAGTCGATTCCGGGCTCGCTTCGCGACGTCGTTCCGGCCGTCGGCGGTGCGCAGATCGAGCTGACTATCGACCTGGACCTGCAGACCTACGTCCAGCAGACCCTGGAACAGGCCAAGGCCAACTCACTGGCGAAGGAAGCCCAGGCGGTGGTCCTGGACACCCACACGGGCGAAGTGCTGGCGATGGCCAACACCGACACGATCAACCCGAACGGCAACGTGGACCAGCAGGTGAAGCAGGGCAAGGACTTTGAAAACCCGAGCGTGTCGCACCCCTTCGAACCCGGCTCCGTGGCAAAGGTGATCACCGCAGCCGCGGCAATTGACCAGGGGCTGACCGACCCGTTCGAGGTGCACCAAGTCCCGGGCTCCATCGACATGGCGGGCATTACGGTGCGCGACGCGTGGGATCACGGCGTGGTGCCGTACACCACCGCGGGTATCTTCGGTAAGTCCTCCAACGTGGGCACGCTCCAGCTGGCCCAGCGCCTGGGGGAGGAGAGGTTTTGGGATTACCTGAACCGCTTCGGCATCGGCCAGGGCACCGGCATTGAGCTGCCCAACGAGTCCGCGGGCCTGCTTCCTGTGCTGGAACAGTGGTCCGGCGGCACGTTTGCCAACCTGCCCATCGGCCAGGGCATGAGCTGGACCACGCTGCAAATGGCCGGGGTGTTCCAGACCATCGCGAATGAGGGCGAGCGGATCGAGCCGCGCATCATCCACAAGATCACCGGCCCGGACGGCGAAGAGATCCCGCAGGAGGAACCGCAGCGCACCCGCGTGATCAGCGAGGAGGCCGCGCACACCACACTGGATATGTTCCGCGCCGCGTTCCAGGAGGACCCGGCAGGTGTCAACAACGGAACTGCCCAGGGCAACAATCTGGAGGGCTACCAGTTCTCCGGCAAGACCGGCACCGCACAGAAGGTCAATCCGGACACCGGCGCGTATTCCAACAGCGCCTACTGGATCACCTTCGCCGGTGTCGCACCCGCGGACGACCCGCGCTTCGTCGTCGCCATCATGCTGGACGAGCCACAGCGCGGCGTGCTCGAGGGCGGCAACGGTGGGCAGTCCGCAGCCCCGATTTTCAAGCAGATTTCGGGATGGTTGCTCAACCGTGAGAACGTGCCGCTGAGCCCGCCGGCGGAGCCGTACCCGTTGCAGGGCCAGTAG